Proteins encoded in a region of the Vitis riparia cultivar Riparia Gloire de Montpellier isolate 1030 chromosome 7, EGFV_Vit.rip_1.0, whole genome shotgun sequence genome:
- the LOC117917716 gene encoding uncharacterized protein LOC117917716 isoform X2, whose product MLSPPSAVGPGNRKTMPGLTTTGEAHLSLPQANSSSSKPSLHHATSEKLSSLQGTNAFPANPTGACGTTLVRVSTGNNMVEIFPSAISTAMLLAFHIFAATA is encoded by the exons ATGTTGAGCCCTCCCTCAGCTGTCGGCCCTGGCAACAGGAAGACAATGCCTGGTTTAACAACTACTGGAGAAGCACATTTAAGTCTACCCCAAGCGAACTCCTCTTCTTCCAAGCCCAGCCTCCACCACGCTACAAGTGAGAAGCTGTCTTCTCTACAAG GGACCAATGCATTTCCAGCAAATCCCACCGGGGCTTGTGGCACAACCCTGGTTCGAGTATCCACCGGAAACAACATGGTCGAAATCTTCCCCTCTGCCATCTCCACTGCTATGCTCCTTGCCTTCCATATCTTCGCTGCCACAGCTTGA
- the LOC117917716 gene encoding uncharacterized protein LOC117917716 isoform X1 — MLSPPSAVGPGNRKTMPGLTTTGEAHLSLPQANSSSSKPSLHHATSEKLSSLQAPSRWLLRTQGPMHFQQIPPGLVAQPWFEYPPETTWSKSSPLPSPLLCSLPSISSLPQLEKWCSFSTSHP; from the exons ATGTTGAGCCCTCCCTCAGCTGTCGGCCCTGGCAACAGGAAGACAATGCCTGGTTTAACAACTACTGGAGAAGCACATTTAAGTCTACCCCAAGCGAACTCCTCTTCTTCCAAGCCCAGCCTCCACCACGCTACAAGTGAGAAGCTGTCTTCTCTACAAG CTCCCTCACGCTGGCTCTTGCGAACCCAGGGACCAATGCATTTCCAGCAAATCCCACCGGGGCTTGTGGCACAACCCTGGTTCGAGTATCCACCGGAAACAACATGGTCGAAATCTTCCCCTCTGCCATCTCCACTGCTATGCTCCTTGCCTTCCATATCTTCGCTGCCACAGCTTGAAAAGTGGTGCAGTTTTTCAACTTCCCATCCCTGA
- the LOC117918074 gene encoding 2-alpha-hydroxytaxane 2-O-benzoyltransferase-like — protein MEDVKLVERMMVLPETPTPRRRVFLSNIDLTLVAYQESVSFFDPPANQMSLSEAFHRLCRAISQVLVSYDFLAGRLVPSLEASNRLEIDCNNAGFVVAAATTKTTLSQLGELMAPKPEFERLVAFLREEAEDELELKDKPLGFFQLTQFGCGGLALGSRYYHCILDGVAIHDLEMNLASLTRGEGLVVIAHSPSAEPVMPPLRNPGGMIRFT, from the exons ATGGAGGACGTGAAGTTGGTGGAGAGAATGATGGTTCTACCGGAGACGCCAACACCGCGCCGGCGTGTTTTCTTATCAAACATAGACCTAACCCTCGTTGCATACCAAGAATCAGTATCCTTCTTCGATCCTCCTGCGAATCAGATGAGCCTCTCAGAGGCATTTCACCGCCTATGCCGCGCGATATCCCAGGTACTCGTGTCTTACGACTTCTTGGCTGGAAGGCTGGTGCCATCTCTGGAGGCAAGTAACCGGCTCGAGATCGACTGCAACAATGCAGGGTTCGTGGTTGCTGCAGCCACCACCAAGACTACGTTGAGCCAGCTCGGTGAGCTCATGGCGCCCAAGCCGGAGTTCGAGCGGTTGGTTGCTTTCTTGCGTGAAGAGGCTGAAGATGAGCTGGAGCTGAAAGACAAGCCTCTGGGTTTTTTTCAG TTGACACAGTTTGGGTGTGGAGGCCTGGCCCTGGGATCAAGATATTACCACTGCATCCTAGACGGTGTGGCCATTCATGATCTTGAGATGAACTTGGCTTCCCTGACTCGCGGCGAAGGCTTGGTCGTG ATAGCCCATTCACCCTCCGCGGAACCAGTGATGCCCCCATTGAGAAATCCGGGAGGCATGATCAGATTCACCTGA